From the genome of Nicotiana tabacum cultivar K326 chromosome 2, ASM71507v2, whole genome shotgun sequence:
ATGCTCAGCAAAGAGACCTTCCTTTATTGTAgaaattaggggtgtacaaatcgAACCGGAAAATCGTAcaaaaccaaaaagtcaaatcaaaccgatcaaaaaacccgactaggtttggtttgatttggtttggtatccgaaccaaaccgacatataaatatataaatttttttatataattttaagactttatatagaattttatttaagaatatctagaaatatttgagatcctctcatgggatataatatttaatagaactataaagtgcattcatttttatttactttaaataatagattgtatcactttcttattatgtgttattgaaatgcgtcaatcatctctttgttctttcatattcatatgtcaagatttattatatatttttcgaatttgaagtggtatttcgataatctaaaattacatagaacatatcattatttaggtatcatattgatttttatgtttaattattaaatttggttAACCCTGAAAGCGTACATCAACCAAAAATATTggtagacgactaagaaaataaactaTTATGTGTAACTAAAAAACTTCTCCCATAAGATCACTTGATCatatgtttgttattttttttaaaaaaatttagtaaatatttattcacttatcaaaattttatctataactttaataatgcaatattgaaataatattcatgtaacaaaaaaatccgaaaaatccgacaaaaccgaacaaatccaaaccgatataattgggttggtttggttttgataaaattctaactaacccggtccatgtacacccctagtagAAATGACACCAAGTAGCCACTCTAAAGGGCTGCTATTTAAGAATTAGTCAGTGCATCatgaatttcagtttttcatgACAAAAATGTCCTGAATTGTCCTAAACTtaagatttttattttaaaatttcatgACAAAATAAGTATTGGCTAATCTCTAAATAGAATCCCTGAGAATGACTATATGTGCACTTGCCCCTCCTTTAATGCATGAGAGTCCAATGTGTTGGCCCAGAACACATTGTATTCTATTCATTTTGGAATCTTTACATCAATAACCAGTCGGATTCACTGGTTACATTTTCAGCCAGTATGTTCATCACTGTTTACTCAAAATTTCTAGCTTCTGCCCAAGTAATGCAGGAGTTATTTGCTAATGGAGAAACTATTCAAGATATTTGTGGACGAAGAAGGAGAACCTCCTCTATTTCACTATGGTCCTTGCAAGAACATATACTCAATGGAAGGCATGTTTATTAACCTAATGGAAGCAAACAACCATTTTCGTACTCTTAATCCTGAAAAAGCTCATGTCTATTTCCTTCCCTTTAGTGTTGTTATGATCCTTGAGCACCTGTTTGATCCAATCATTCGCGATAAGGCCGTCTTGGAACGCATTGTTCGTGATTATGTTCGTACTGTATCGACGAAATACCCATACTGGAATAGAAGCCTCGGAGTTGATCATTTTATGCTTTCATGTCATGATTGGGTAAGTACATTATTGAATTTGAAAACtttatacagtcaaacctctctataatgACGTCATTTTGTCCGGACAATCTTTTTTGGCCGCTATAGCAAAATATTGTTATAGACAACGTATGATATAACATGACATGATAAAAAAATCAGTTCCAAATAAAACTTGACCGTTATAGTGGATAGTGTATGTTACAGATAGGCCTGACTACATAGAGATACGTGTAACATTATACTTTTGTACATTTGTAGGGGCCTCGAGCTACATGGTACGTGCATCAAATGTATTTCACTTCGATTCGAGTATTATGCAATGCAAATACATCTGAGTTCTTTAATCCAAGAAAAGATGTACCACTTCCAGAGATTAATCTTCTAACAGGAAACATTAATGGACATGTTGAAGCATTGCCCAAGTCAAACAAGACAATCTTAGGGTTCTTTGCAGGACGATCACACGGGAATTCGGCCTATACTTTTCCAACACTGGGAGGAAAAAGATGAGGATATAAGAGTATATAGCAAAATTCCACCAGAATTATCTTATGATGAAATGATGAAGAGTAGCAAATTTTGCCTATGTCCGAGTGGTTATGAAGTGGCAAGTCCAAGAATTGTGGAGGCTATATATGCAAACTGTGTTCCAGTTTTGATCTCAAAAAATTATGTGCTGCCCTTTAGTGATGTTCTTGATTGGGACAAGTTCtcaattcaagtttcagtaaGTGAATTGCcaaacttgaaaaatattttagtaGGAGTTTCTgaggaaagatatgaaaaaatGGTAGAGGGAGTGAGACAAGTGCAAAGGCATTTTGTCATAAATGATCCACCAAAGAGATATGATGTGTTTCACATGATTATTCACTCTGTATGGTTGAGGAGATTGAATGTCAAAATACATGGTTAAATTAAATTTCTTGATTTCAAATCATAGTGCATATGGATGAAAACACTaaagggcagtccggtgcactgagctctcgctatgcgcggggtccgaggAAGAATCAGACCACAAAAATCTATTATATGTAGTCCACCCTGCATTTTCTGCAAGATGTTATTTCCACGGCtcaaacccgtgacctcctggtcgcatggcaacaactttactagTTACCAGCCCGGTGCATTAAGCTCTCGCTATGTgcggggttcggggaagggccggaccataagAGTTTATTGTACGCAGTCTACCCTGCATTTCCACAAAAGATTGTTTCCTAGGCTCAAACATGTGACCTCCTAGTCACACGGCAACAACTTTATCAGTTACGCAAGGTTTTCTTTCGTGGATTAAGACACTGCAACCAGAAATATTGTTAGAAGCAATGTACAGAGAAGATTAAGAATGAACCGAACTTTAAAAAGCAATGATTCATACTTTCATAATGTGAGAAAACCTCCTATTACAATTTTCTTACATAGTTGACAGTTTCTGTCAAGCAACATAAAATCATCTACAGTTAAAAAACAACTAAGGGGAAAAAATTAATGTATAACCTACAATGTATATGAACTGTTATAAGTTCAGGAAATAATGAACACAATTTTCCCAACTTCCACCCCAAGAATACTGTACATAAAATTTCAAGAATCAGCACATTTTGTTGGTGCATATCCCAGTCTGGACCTCTTGGTGTCATACAAGATGTGAAAATTCTGCTGTTGATAGTTTCCAATTATCGACAAAGCAGATTGAGGAGTCCCTAAAACAGCCAAACAAACGATATCTTCTGGTTCGAGTTTGATGAAGTAGTTTTCTACTGGAAAATTCCAGACAGCTCCATCACCAAACACGATTCCAAACGAGGGAAATTCCATGTTCTTCACACCAGACACATTGTAGCATGGATTCAGAATAGGAAAGTCTTGTACAACAGGATAGCCCTTAACCTTATTGACAAATGCCTCTTTTATAATCTCATGAGCAGGATCCGCGAAATAACTCAATGTGGTACCTGAATCAATGATTGCACCACCAAGACCTTCTGGAGACAAATTCCACGTCTCCTCGGGTATATTCAGCACCTCTCCTCCAACTATGACAGATTTTATCTGCACATAGTAGAAAGTTTCCACTTCTTTGCCTCCAACTAATGAAGTAAAATTCAACTGTGGATGTTTCAAAACATCCTTATCTTCACCAAAAATCAGTTTACTACTAACACTagaattactattcctatcaacAAGACAATACGAAAACGAATGACCATATAAAGATTGAAGCTGAGAAGCAAACGAAAGCGGCCCTCTCCCTAATCCTAACAAACCAGCAGCACCATGAAATAATCCTCTATTCCAATGACCACAACCAAACATCACATTTTCCACTTCCCTAAATTCACTCCCACTCATCGTCGTGAGGTTAACAGTAAACGTTTCAAGCGCGAAATCGCCAGTAGTATTAGAACTATCACCATACCAATAGTAATAAGGACAAGTTTGATTCTCAGATTTACAAAGCTGAGGAGGATCAGGGGATGTAACAAATTTACACCTAGGATCATGACAACTTATATTTCTAAAGGAAGTAGAGTCTTTAGGATTATAATGGGGTCCATTTTGTTCAAAACAATCAAAGCAAGGAACACATTGAATCCAATTAAGATCACTACCAGTATCAAGAATTAAAGAAAAATGCTTAGGTGGTGTACCAACAAAGACATCCATAAAATACTCTCCAGAGCCAAGGCTTACACCTGACTCCAAAGTTGCCATTAGTTTGCCGGAAAGTTCATAAGATTCCGGCGAGGCTGCTGCCGGAGCAATCACAGGCTTatgttttttatcattttttgcaAGTCTCGAATTGTAattctgatttttcttctctacaaTTCTTGTATGCAATGTTTGAATTCTGCTTAAATCCCTTGCTCTTGACTCAAAGACTGAATCTTTAGCCTCAGTTTTTTTACCAGCTGatctgtgccttaactgaaactTTACAGCTTCTTTTTTTGGGTTTCCAAAAATGgaaacttcttcatcttctccatctATTGAATGAGTGGTTGATTTTTGAGAAACTCCATAATTGCAATCTGAGTCAGCTGAAGAAGAAACAGCATTAAAGCTTGGATGGTTAGGGAATTCAATACCTGAAACACTAGAATTCAGCTTTTGGAAACTGTAAAATCCTCCACAGGCAACAAAACCAGAGGAAAACAAGAatataaacaacaaaataaaaagaatgaaTTTTGTCATCACTAATACTGCTAAAAATTtctttaaaatagtttttttatctGAATGAAAAATCCTCAGGAATCCAGAAAAATGAGTTGGGTTAGAACTCAAGAAATGAAATAGGAAAATGAGGAACAATTCGTATAGGGGAATGAGGAGAGGAAAaataaaggagaaaaaagaaggaaataaatgTGAGTGATTTGGGTCTTGGATTATGAGTTTTGTATGGCGTAGTGTAGAATTAAAAAATGTAAGGAAAAATTGGATTATGAGTGTTGAAGTTTGAATAACGACTTTGAATGTCGTCTGGCTTTTCAGATACCACTGTCCACTTACGCGTTTTCCTCAAGTCTCAGATATTTTTTTAATGTAAGActtaattaaaataagaaaagaaaaatagtaccCCTCGGCCCCTCCTTCCCAATTAATTTGAAGTTATTCATATTCCGAGagtcaaataaattatttttttttatcataaatttttatatatatatatttttaaatattttaaattattaattattgtgacttaCAGTGCTTTTGACGTAGTTTTtaactaaaatatttttaaaaactgaaattttttaTGTCAAAATGTATGATCAAAATTAAAAGTGTAAATTTAAAAAAGTAAATATTACATAAATTGGGATAAAGAGAGTACACGATTTATTAaaagtttttttcttttgaagaaaaacataggTGCGAAATAACTAGAAGTCCAATATTAGTATATATTACTACttttaatagaaaaattaacTAAATTAGAAAGTTTGACACTTTTAGTTATGGTATAGCCGTCTTATTCTCATGTTCTTTttgatatatataaataattgAGTGCATTAACTaggtgtgggggggggggggggaatggtAACAACTTTTTGCCCCATTTAAAAGGGAAATTGTGTCATACTTGACGTCTaagatgttttttttttataatttttttctacTCTTGTAATTAGTAACTTAATTTCAAGAAAGTATATTGAtagaatttattttataattattttgtaaTCAGGTGGCATTtgatttatttcttgtttatataTGATTTTGGAAGGATTTGTTTCGTTTGCGTTTGGGAGAATTggatttgaaaaataatattttagttgTGTTTTGTTTGTTTAAGATAAGAAAATGATTATTTCTAAAACATGTTTATATAAAGAGTTAACTTGAGAAAAGTCCTTCTGCCTAGCTGTC
Proteins encoded in this window:
- the LOC107830062 gene encoding aspartyl protease family protein 2-like; amino-acid sequence: MTKFILFILLFIFLFSSGFVACGGFYSFQKLNSSVSGIEFPNHPSFNAVSSSADSDCNYGVSQKSTTHSIDGEDEEVSIFGNPKKEAVKFQLRHRSAGKKTEAKDSVFESRARDLSRIQTLHTRIVEKKNQNYNSRLAKNDKKHKPVIAPAAASPESYELSGKLMATLESGVSLGSGEYFMDVFVGTPPKHFSLILDTGSDLNWIQCVPCFDCFEQNGPHYNPKDSTSFRNISCHDPRCKFVTSPDPPQLCKSENQTCPYYYWYGDSSNTTGDFALETFTVNLTTMSGSEFREVENVMFGCGHWNRGLFHGAAGLLGLGRGPLSFASQLQSLYGHSFSYCLVDRNSNSSVSSKLIFGEDKDVLKHPQLNFTSLVGGKEVETFYYVQIKSVIVGGEVLNIPEETWNLSPEGLGGAIIDSGTTLSYFADPAHEIIKEAFVNKVKGYPVVQDFPILNPCYNVSGVKNMEFPSFGIVFGDGAVWNFPVENYFIKLEPEDIVCLAVLGTPQSALSIIGNYQQQNFHILYDTKRSRLGYAPTKCADS